A part of Desulfomicrobium macestii genomic DNA contains:
- a CDS encoding arsenate reductase ArsC: MKILFLCTGNSCRSQMAEGWAKHLKKGQVEACSAGIKRHGMNPHAVRVMEEAGVDMSGHSSKTLDELPDQNFEVVVTLCGHANETCPFFPGQVRRVHRGFDDPPSLCAEMTNEDEILAVYRRVRDEIRDFVAGLPQTLDAEQAGTNDL, translated from the coding sequence GTGAAAATTCTCTTTTTATGCACAGGCAATTCATGCCGCAGCCAGATGGCCGAAGGCTGGGCCAAGCACTTGAAGAAAGGACAAGTGGAGGCCTGTTCCGCGGGCATCAAGCGCCACGGCATGAACCCCCATGCCGTGCGCGTCATGGAAGAGGCCGGAGTGGACATGAGCGGGCATTCATCCAAAACCCTGGACGAACTGCCGGACCAAAATTTCGAGGTGGTGGTCACGTTGTGCGGACATGCAAATGAAACCTGCCCCTTCTTTCCAGGACAGGTCAGGCGTGTGCACCGGGGCTTTGACGATCCTCCGAGCCTGTGCGCGGAAATGACGAATGAAGATGAGATCCTGGCGGTCTACCGGAGGGTACGCGACGAAATCCGGGATTTCGTGGCCGGATTGCCGCAAACCCTGGACGCGGAGCAAGCCGGAACAAACGACCTATGA
- a CDS encoding response regulator, with amino-acid sequence MNQDGRPVVLTIDDDQAVRESLANFLEDFGYGVLQAGDGQQGLEVFAANRPDLILVDLRMPRMDGLQVLAKVRELSPQTPIMVVSGAGDIRDVVEALRRGAWDYLVKPIQDMNILLHSVETCLERARLQRQNREYQQSLEESLEKLHRTQKEMIQSAKMAALGDLVAGVAHEVNTPIGVSVTAASFLSERTRQLRELYEKGDMKRSDLEKYLALAEESSGSVLSNLERAAELVQSFKKVAADQSSEEKRAFEMKNYLEQILLSLRPQFKRTPHQVRMQCPDDLILDSYPGAIMQIMTNLIMNSLIHGFADGRPGEISINVESAGEKVLLTYRDTGMGMDREQKERIYDPFYTTTRGSGGTGLGMNIVYNLVTQTLRGSILLETSPGQGVVFMPTLPKDPDRAAALSETPS; translated from the coding sequence ATGAACCAAGATGGGAGGCCCGTGGTCCTGACCATCGACGACGATCAGGCGGTGCGCGAAAGTCTGGCTAATTTTCTTGAGGACTTCGGATACGGCGTGCTGCAGGCCGGGGACGGTCAGCAGGGCCTGGAAGTCTTTGCGGCCAACCGGCCCGATCTGATCCTGGTGGATCTGCGCATGCCGCGCATGGACGGATTGCAGGTTCTGGCCAAGGTGCGGGAGCTCTCCCCGCAGACGCCCATCATGGTGGTTTCCGGGGCCGGAGACATCCGCGACGTGGTCGAGGCATTGCGGCGCGGCGCCTGGGATTATCTGGTCAAGCCCATCCAGGACATGAATATCCTCCTGCATTCCGTGGAGACTTGCCTTGAGCGGGCCAGGCTGCAGCGTCAGAACCGGGAGTACCAGCAGAGTCTTGAGGAATCCCTTGAAAAATTGCACCGCACCCAGAAGGAGATGATCCAGTCGGCCAAAATGGCGGCTCTGGGCGATCTGGTGGCAGGGGTGGCCCATGAGGTGAACACGCCCATCGGGGTGAGCGTCACGGCGGCGTCCTTTCTGTCCGAACGGACGCGGCAGTTGCGGGAGCTATACGAGAAGGGGGATATGAAGCGTTCGGATCTGGAGAAGTACCTGGCCCTGGCCGAGGAATCTTCCGGATCGGTGCTTTCCAATCTGGAGCGGGCCGCTGAGCTGGTGCAGAGCTTCAAGAAGGTCGCCGCGGATCAGAGTTCCGAAGAGAAGCGCGCCTTCGAGATGAAGAATTATCTGGAACAGATTCTCCTGAGCCTGCGGCCTCAGTTCAAGCGCACCCCGCATCAGGTGCGAATGCAGTGCCCCGATGACCTGATCCTTGATTCCTACCCCGGGGCGATCATGCAGATCATGACCAACCTGATCATGAACTCGCTTATCCACGGTTTCGCGGACGGACGGCCCGGGGAGATATCCATCAATGTGGAGTCTGCTGGCGAAAAAGTTTTGCTGACCTATCGCGATACGGGCATGGGCATGGACCGTGAGCAAAAGGAGCGGATCTACGATCCGTTTTACACCACCACGCGCGGATCTGGAGGAACGGGTCTGGGCATGAACATTGTCTACAATCTGGTCACCCAGACCTTGAGAGGGTCCATCCTGCTGGAGACCAGCCCCGGGCAGGGCGTCGTATTCATGCCGACTTTGCCCAAGGATCCGGACAGAGCCGCTGCCTTGTCCGAAACCCCGTCATAG
- a CDS encoding response regulator has protein sequence MSENTITQSTVTVLVLDDEPNIRESLAEYLMDCGFGTLTAESAEDALELPELGDVAVAVVDIRLGGIDGLEFIKRLHVLHPSVRCLIHTGSTDFQLDNELRAIGLTEREVLFKPVLDMGIFETLILEKVAEGRS, from the coding sequence ATGTCGGAGAACACGATCACTCAAAGCACGGTAACGGTGCTCGTTCTGGACGACGAACCGAACATTCGGGAGAGTCTGGCCGAGTACCTGATGGACTGCGGTTTTGGCACGTTGACGGCCGAGAGCGCGGAGGACGCCCTTGAACTTCCCGAGCTTGGCGACGTCGCGGTGGCTGTGGTGGACATCCGTCTTGGAGGCATTGACGGTCTGGAGTTCATCAAGAGGCTGCACGTCCTGCATCCTTCGGTGCGCTGTCTGATCCATACAGGCTCCACGGATTTTCAGCTGGACAATGAATTGCGGGCCATCGGCCTGACGGAGCGCGAGGTGCTTTTCAAGCCGGTCCTGGATATGGGCATTTTCGAGACCCTTATTCTGGAAAAGGTCGCGGAGGGCAGGTCATGA
- the zupT gene encoding zinc transporter ZupT, with protein MNDVWFALALTTFAGLATGIGSIIAFTAKLSSYRFLSVATGFSAGVMLYVSFVEIFFKGQESLVNHYGDPLGYWVNVGSFFGGMLLIGLIDNLIPEETNPHEIPSEAEADRLHGKVATLLNIGENSCGPAKTPFKPQPGHEKKLMRMGLFTALAIGIHNFPEGLATFLAALDDPSLGVAIAIAIALHNIPEGVSVSVPIYYATGKRRTAFFYSFLSGLAEPIGAGIAYLGILYFAGGPDGVLPPQLMGILFGGVAGIMVYISLDELLPTSQAYGEGHDSLFGLVGGMAVMALSLLLMR; from the coding sequence ATGAATGACGTATGGTTTGCCCTGGCTCTGACCACGTTTGCGGGCCTGGCCACGGGAATAGGCAGCATCATAGCCTTTACCGCCAAGCTTTCCAGCTACCGTTTTCTGTCCGTGGCCACGGGGTTTTCGGCGGGAGTCATGCTCTATGTCTCCTTTGTGGAAATATTCTTCAAGGGGCAGGAATCCCTGGTGAACCATTACGGGGATCCTCTTGGATATTGGGTCAACGTGGGGTCGTTTTTCGGGGGCATGCTCCTCATAGGACTCATCGACAACCTCATCCCCGAAGAGACCAATCCGCATGAGATTCCTTCCGAAGCCGAGGCTGACCGGCTGCATGGCAAGGTCGCAACCCTTTTGAACATCGGGGAAAACAGCTGCGGTCCGGCCAAGACTCCGTTCAAGCCTCAGCCCGGCCATGAAAAAAAGCTCATGCGCATGGGGCTTTTCACCGCGCTGGCCATCGGAATCCACAATTTTCCCGAAGGACTGGCCACTTTTCTGGCCGCCCTCGATGACCCAAGCCTTGGTGTCGCCATCGCCATCGCCATTGCCCTGCACAATATTCCGGAGGGCGTGAGCGTGTCCGTGCCCATCTACTACGCCACAGGGAAGCGCAGGACGGCATTCTTCTATTCCTTCCTGAGCGGCCTGGCCGAACCGATCGGGGCGGGCATCGCCTATCTCGGCATCCTCTATTTTGCCGGGGGGCCGGACGGAGTTCTGCCGCCGCAGCTCATGGGCATCCTTTTTGGAGGGGTGGCCGGGATCATGGTCTACATCAGCCTCGACGAACTCCTGCCGACCAGCCAGGCCTACGGGGAAGGCCATGACAGCCTCTTCGGACTGGTGGGCGGCATGGCGGTCATGGCGCTCAGCCTTTTGCTGATGCGCTAA
- a CDS encoding hemolysin family protein, which yields MSADLLLLVLVVFLALGFSFLCSVAEAVLLSITPSYIASLREKNPGRADVLTQLRLDKVDQSLSAILTLNTIAHTVGAIVAGAQALVVFGNAWIGLFSAVMTLLILFLSEIVPKTIGAIYWQSLTGMTAYFVSALIRILFPLVWLSNGLTKLISRGKREHVFSRDEFIAMAGIGEQSGHLEEHESRIIRNIFRFGSVAITAVMTPRTVMTALQQDMSIADSLPFVTKTPFSRLPVYGADLDDITGLVLKDEVLICMSKGGCEGSLESLKRPILSVPDSLSLSDLLEFFLDKRQHLAIVLDEYGGTRGVVTLEDVVETLFGMEIVDEMDSVADMQALARQQWEKRARSLGIFEQEQDQEIESEKHIRP from the coding sequence ATGAGCGCGGATCTTCTGTTGCTTGTCCTCGTTGTCTTTCTGGCGCTGGGCTTTTCTTTTCTTTGCTCCGTGGCCGAGGCCGTGCTCTTGAGCATCACCCCGTCCTACATCGCGAGTCTTCGGGAAAAGAATCCGGGGCGAGCGGACGTTCTGACGCAGCTTCGCCTCGACAAGGTGGACCAGTCCCTGTCCGCGATTCTGACGCTGAACACCATCGCCCACACCGTGGGCGCCATAGTGGCCGGGGCGCAGGCGCTTGTGGTTTTCGGCAATGCGTGGATCGGCCTTTTTTCGGCGGTGATGACGCTGCTCATCCTGTTTTTGTCCGAGATCGTGCCCAAGACCATCGGCGCGATTTACTGGCAGTCGTTGACCGGAATGACGGCATATTTCGTCAGCGCGTTGATCAGGATTCTCTTTCCCCTGGTCTGGCTCTCCAACGGGCTGACCAAGCTGATCTCCCGGGGAAAAAGGGAGCATGTCTTCAGTCGCGACGAATTCATCGCCATGGCCGGCATCGGAGAGCAGTCGGGACATCTGGAGGAGCATGAGTCACGGATCATCCGCAACATTTTCCGTTTCGGTTCCGTGGCAATCACCGCCGTGATGACTCCTCGCACGGTCATGACGGCCCTTCAGCAGGACATGAGCATCGCGGACTCCCTGCCCTTTGTCACCAAGACTCCGTTTTCCAGGTTGCCTGTCTACGGCGCGGATCTGGATGACATCACCGGTCTTGTGCTCAAGGACGAGGTGCTGATCTGCATGTCCAAGGGGGGCTGTGAGGGTTCTCTGGAATCATTGAAACGTCCGATACTGTCGGTGCCCGACAGTCTCTCTCTTTCCGATCTGCTGGAATTCTTTCTCGACAAGCGTCAGCATTTGGCCATTGTCTTGGACGAATATGGTGGAACCCGGGGGGTGGTGACGCTGGAGGATGTGGTTGAGACCCTCTTTGGGATGGAAATCGTGGATGAAATGGACAGCGTGGCCGACATGCAGGCCCTGGCCCGGCAGCAGTGGGAAAAAAGAGCTCGCTCGTTGGGCATTTTCGAACAGGAACAGGACCAGGAAATTGAGTCCGAGAAACATATCCGCCCGTGA
- the betB gene encoding betaine-aldehyde dehydrogenase, with protein sequence MTEKMMHIDGLWTRAQSTTTRDIINPFDQGVIATVSEGGRADARDAIDAARRAFDRGPWSRTTGPERGRKLLLLADLIERDTEELARLETLNTGKTLEESRWDMADIAGIFRYYSGLADKDGGEVIASPVPDSTSIVVREPVGVCGQISPWNYPLLQAAWKLAPALAAGCTVVMKPSEITPLTSIKVTELCAEAGFPEGVVNLVLGPGATVGAELAENPDVDLISFTGGIETGKTIMRAAAANVKKVALELGGKNPNIIFDDADFDTALDYILNGVFFHAGQICSAGARVMLQEGIHDRMVEALADRMAKIRLGDGMTDGTQMGPLISAAHRDKVESYIGIAREEGARLRLGGKRPADPALANGFFVEPTLFTECANDMRIVQEEVFGPVITVERFSTEDEALARANNTIYGLSAGFWTRDPDRMRRMSAGLRFGTVWVNDFNVYFTQAPWGGYKQSGLGRELGRMGLEEYTEVKHIFQNHNARPIRWFGV encoded by the coding sequence ATGACCGAAAAAATGATGCACATAGACGGCCTCTGGACCCGCGCCCAATCGACGACCACACGGGACATCATCAACCCTTTCGACCAGGGCGTCATCGCGACCGTCTCGGAAGGGGGGCGCGCGGATGCCCGTGACGCCATCGATGCGGCGCGGCGCGCCTTCGACCGTGGCCCGTGGTCGAGGACCACCGGACCGGAGCGCGGGCGCAAGCTGCTGCTCCTGGCGGACCTGATCGAACGCGACACCGAGGAACTGGCCAGGCTTGAGACCCTGAACACGGGCAAAACCCTGGAGGAGAGCCGCTGGGACATGGCCGACATCGCGGGCATCTTCCGCTACTACTCTGGGCTTGCGGACAAGGACGGGGGCGAGGTCATCGCGTCCCCGGTCCCGGATTCCACGAGCATCGTGGTTCGCGAGCCCGTGGGGGTCTGCGGCCAGATCTCGCCCTGGAACTATCCCCTGCTGCAGGCCGCCTGGAAGCTTGCTCCGGCGCTGGCCGCCGGGTGCACCGTGGTCATGAAGCCAAGTGAAATCACGCCCCTGACCAGCATAAAAGTCACCGAACTGTGCGCGGAGGCCGGATTTCCGGAGGGCGTGGTCAATCTGGTTCTCGGGCCCGGCGCCACGGTGGGCGCGGAACTGGCCGAGAACCCCGATGTGGACCTCATCTCCTTCACCGGCGGCATCGAGACCGGCAAGACCATCATGCGCGCGGCGGCGGCAAACGTGAAAAAGGTCGCCCTTGAGCTTGGCGGCAAGAATCCGAACATCATCTTCGACGACGCCGACTTCGACACGGCCCTGGACTACATTCTGAACGGCGTGTTCTTCCACGCCGGACAGATCTGTTCCGCCGGAGCCCGAGTCATGCTGCAGGAGGGCATCCACGACCGCATGGTTGAGGCCCTTGCAGACCGCATGGCCAAGATCCGCTTGGGAGACGGCATGACGGACGGCACCCAGATGGGGCCGCTCATCTCGGCCGCGCACCGCGACAAGGTGGAAAGCTATATCGGCATCGCCCGCGAGGAAGGGGCCCGGCTGAGGCTGGGCGGAAAGCGTCCGGCCGATCCGGCCCTGGCCAATGGCTTTTTCGTGGAACCGACCCTGTTCACGGAGTGCGCAAACGACATGCGCATCGTGCAGGAGGAGGTCTTCGGACCGGTCATCACCGTGGAGCGCTTCAGCACCGAAGACGAGGCCCTTGCCCGGGCCAACAACACCATCTACGGCCTGTCCGCCGGATTCTGGACCCGCGACCCCGACCGTATGCGGCGCATGTCGGCGGGCCTGCGCTTCGGCACGGTCTGGGTCAACGACTTCAACGTCTATTTCACCCAAGCGCCCTGGGGCGGATACAAGCAGTCCGGCCTGGGCCGGGAGCTCGGCCGCATGGGCCTTGAGGAATACACGGAAGTCAAACACATTTTCCAGAACCACAACGCACGCCCGATCCGCTGGTTCGGCGTGTAG
- the betA gene encoding choline dehydrogenase, with protein sequence MKFYDYIIVGGGSAGSVLANRLSANPKTSVLVLEAGLPDFRLDFRIHMPAALTYPLAGKTYNWWYESEPEPHMHNRRIYQPRGKVLGGSSCINGMIHIRGNAMDFEKWAREKGLENWDYARCLPYFKRFEYRLKGTDEYQGGAGPLYLTSPDCDNPLFDAFFQAVQEAGYPLTDVNGYQQEGFGKFDRTTYRGRRWNAARAYVHPVKSRRNLTVKCKATAHRILFEGTRAVGVEYERLGRMHRVNGGEIISCGGAINSPQLLQLSGIGNGAQLRELGIPVVHDLPGVGENLQDHLELYVQYACTKPVSMFPALQWWNQPWIGLKWLFGQTGEAATNHFEAGGFIRGNDQVEYPNIQYHFLPIAIRYDGSSPNEGHGYQVHVGPMNTDVRGRVKIKSADPKEYPSILFNYLSTEQERKDWVDAIRLTRKIMTQPAFDSLRGRELAPGEDVQTDEEILDFVAREGESAYHPSCTCKMGYDDMAVVDNELRVHGVQGLRVVDASIMPYVTNGNIYAPVMMIAEKAADMILGNTPLAPDTAPFYRHGGKASAKEKK encoded by the coding sequence ATGAAGTTCTATGATTACATCATTGTCGGTGGCGGTTCCGCCGGCAGCGTCCTGGCCAACCGTTTGAGCGCCAATCCCAAAACCAGCGTCCTGGTCCTCGAAGCGGGCCTGCCCGACTTTCGCCTTGATTTCCGCATCCACATGCCCGCTGCCCTGACCTATCCCCTGGCCGGAAAGACCTACAACTGGTGGTACGAATCCGAGCCGGAACCGCACATGCACAACCGGCGCATCTATCAGCCGCGCGGCAAGGTGCTCGGCGGGTCAAGCTGCATCAACGGCATGATCCACATTCGCGGCAATGCCATGGACTTCGAAAAATGGGCGCGCGAAAAGGGCCTTGAGAACTGGGATTACGCCCGCTGCCTGCCCTACTTCAAGCGCTTCGAATACCGGCTCAAGGGCACGGACGAATATCAGGGCGGCGCGGGCCCCCTGTATCTGACCAGCCCGGATTGCGACAACCCGCTCTTCGACGCCTTTTTCCAGGCCGTGCAGGAAGCCGGGTATCCTCTGACCGACGTCAATGGCTACCAGCAGGAAGGCTTCGGCAAGTTCGACCGCACCACCTATCGCGGCCGACGCTGGAACGCCGCCAGGGCCTACGTCCATCCCGTCAAGAGCAGGCGCAATCTGACCGTCAAGTGCAAGGCCACGGCCCATCGCATCCTCTTTGAAGGCACCCGCGCCGTGGGCGTCGAATACGAGCGCCTGGGCCGCATGCACCGCGTCAACGGCGGTGAGATCATCAGCTGCGGCGGGGCCATCAATTCCCCGCAGCTCCTGCAGCTCTCCGGCATCGGCAACGGGGCTCAGCTGCGCGAACTGGGCATCCCCGTGGTCCACGACCTGCCCGGCGTTGGCGAGAACCTGCAGGACCACCTGGAGCTCTATGTGCAGTACGCCTGCACCAAGCCCGTCAGCATGTTCCCGGCCCTCCAGTGGTGGAATCAACCCTGGATCGGCCTGAAATGGCTCTTCGGCCAGACCGGCGAGGCGGCCACCAACCATTTCGAGGCCGGCGGCTTCATTCGCGGCAACGATCAGGTCGAATACCCGAACATCCAGTATCACTTCCTGCCCATCGCCATCCGCTACGACGGCTCATCTCCCAACGAGGGCCATGGCTATCAGGTTCACGTCGGACCCATGAACACCGACGTGCGCGGCCGTGTGAAGATCAAAAGCGCTGATCCCAAGGAATACCCGTCCATCCTGTTCAACTACCTGTCCACGGAACAGGAGCGCAAAGACTGGGTCGACGCCATCCGCCTGACCCGCAAGATCATGACCCAGCCCGCCTTCGACAGCTTGCGCGGACGGGAACTGGCTCCGGGCGAGGACGTACAGACCGACGAGGAGATCCTCGATTTCGTGGCCCGCGAAGGCGAGAGCGCCTATCATCCGAGCTGCACCTGCAAGATGGGCTACGATGACATGGCCGTGGTCGACAACGAGCTGCGCGTACATGGCGTGCAGGGACTGCGCGTGGTCGACGCCTCAATCATGCCCTACGTGACCAACGGCAACATTTACGCCCCGGTGATGATGATCGCCGAGAAGGCGGCGGACATGATCCTCGGCAACACGCCGCTGGCGCCCGACACCGCCCCCTTCTACCGCCACGGAGGCAAGGCCTCGGCCAAGGAGAAGAAATGA
- a CDS encoding four helix bundle suffix domain-containing protein, with protein MTQHFISKHGAYEELLSYRKAVIVYDGTVCFCERFMHRRDRTVDQMVQAARSGKQNIIEGCMASATSKKSEIKLINVARASLEELLEDYRDYLRIRGQTLWHKSSEQALYVRKLGSQKNTSYETYRSYIQTRPPETVANILVCLIHQTNYLLDRQIRQLEKAFVEDGGLSERMTRARLKNRIGQSENGF; from the coding sequence ATGACGCAGCACTTTATTTCCAAACACGGCGCCTACGAAGAGCTTCTTTCCTACCGCAAGGCTGTCATTGTCTATGACGGCACGGTGTGCTTCTGTGAGCGGTTCATGCACAGGCGGGACCGCACCGTGGACCAGATGGTCCAAGCGGCGCGGTCGGGCAAGCAGAACATCATCGAAGGCTGCATGGCCTCGGCGACTTCGAAGAAAAGCGAGATCAAGCTGATCAATGTTGCCCGCGCCAGCCTGGAAGAACTGCTCGAAGACTACCGCGACTACTTGCGCATACGCGGACAAACGCTCTGGCATAAGTCCAGCGAACAGGCCCTGTACGTCCGCAAACTCGGCAGCCAAAAAAATACGTCCTATGAGACCTATAGGTCCTATATTCAAACCCGCCCGCCCGAAACCGTCGCCAACATCCTCGTCTGCCTCATCCACCAGACCAACTACCTGCTCGACCGCCAAATCAGGCAGCTCGAAAAAGCCTTCGTCGAAGACGGGGGCCTGTCCGAACGCATGACCCGCGCCCGTCTCAAGAACCGCATTGGCCAATCCGAAAACGGCTTTTAA
- a CDS encoding ArsR/SmtB family transcription factor, with the protein MEKIAETLKALSDPTRLRIVSLLRHGELCVCDLTEALQTPQSKVSRHLAFLKNAGWVKARRSGKWVYYQLLGSEPSLQSSVAEALTTHIVTHPVCLEDDRRYFDFLATKSSQSCD; encoded by the coding sequence ATGGAAAAAATAGCCGAAACACTCAAAGCCCTGTCCGATCCCACCCGACTGCGCATCGTCAGCCTGCTCCGACACGGCGAACTCTGCGTGTGCGATCTGACGGAAGCCCTGCAAACGCCGCAGTCCAAGGTCTCAAGGCATCTGGCGTTTCTGAAGAACGCCGGTTGGGTCAAGGCACGCCGCAGCGGAAAATGGGTTTACTACCAACTCCTAGGCTCCGAGCCATCCCTGCAATCCTCGGTCGCCGAGGCCCTCACGACGCATATCGTGACACACCCCGTCTGCCTTGAGGACGACCGGCGATATTTTGACTTTCTTGCAACCAAATCGTCACAATCCTGTGACTGA
- a CDS encoding ABC transporter substrate-binding protein, translating into MTIATLKKTIPVLVLLLALFTAPAQASRDDVRITSVGWTDVTVTSELAVAILQSLGYSSSNMMTSLPICYQALATGEADVFLGNWMPSMESVARPHFDSGNVIQLVPNMTGAKYTLAAPAYVVDGGIKDFKDIAKYGDKLEWKIYGIEEGNDGNDIIQSMIDTNMFGLGKFELVASSESGMLAQVQSFMREKKWIIFLGWSPHSMNEKIDMRYLTGSTDETFGPDDGTATVYTNVRKGLPEDMPNVARFLKNYVVPVGMMNSIMVTMHESPEMKARDAALDWVAAHPEMAPKWLEGVTTKDGKPGLAAFMTVLEARK; encoded by the coding sequence ATGACCATCGCCACACTCAAAAAAACCATCCCCGTCCTTGTCCTGCTTCTGGCCCTCTTCACCGCCCCGGCTCAGGCGAGTCGCGACGATGTACGCATCACCAGCGTCGGCTGGACCGACGTCACCGTTACCAGCGAACTGGCCGTGGCCATCCTGCAGAGCCTCGGCTACTCCTCCTCCAACATGATGACATCCCTGCCCATCTGCTATCAGGCCCTGGCCACCGGCGAAGCCGACGTGTTCCTTGGCAACTGGATGCCGTCCATGGAAAGCGTGGCCCGGCCGCATTTCGACTCCGGCAACGTGATCCAGCTCGTGCCGAACATGACCGGGGCGAAATACACCCTGGCCGCTCCGGCCTATGTCGTGGACGGAGGAATCAAGGATTTCAAGGACATCGCCAAATACGGCGACAAACTGGAATGGAAGATCTACGGCATCGAGGAAGGAAACGACGGCAACGACATCATCCAGTCCATGATCGACACGAACATGTTCGGCCTTGGCAAGTTCGAGCTGGTCGCATCCAGTGAATCCGGCATGCTGGCGCAGGTGCAGTCCTTCATGCGCGAAAAGAAATGGATCATTTTTCTGGGCTGGTCCCCGCACAGCATGAACGAGAAGATCGACATGCGCTACCTGACGGGCAGCACGGATGAGACCTTCGGTCCCGACGACGGCACGGCCACGGTCTACACCAACGTGCGCAAGGGTCTCCCCGAGGACATGCCGAACGTGGCCCGCTTTCTCAAAAACTACGTCGTCCCGGTCGGCATGATGAACTCGATCATGGTCACCATGCACGAAAGCCCCGAGATGAAGGCCCGCGACGCCGCTCTCGACTGGGTGGCGGCCCATCCCGAAATGGCGCCCAAATGGCTTGAAGGCGTCACCACCAAGGACGGCAAGCCAGGACTTGCCGCCTTCATGACCGTTCTTGAAGCCAGGAAGTGA
- a CDS encoding FadR/GntR family transcriptional regulator, with product MTTSEPLFFPAKAGRASEDVALQIEAAILAGRLAPEERLPSEREMQQQFGTGRGAIREALRALKQKGLLDIRKGVKGGAYVCKVGMVSIGESLALFLKQHDVAPSALIEFRESVDQTLVLLAIARGSAEAKRTLVAMAEEFEACLRQDEHDADRIGHLDRDLNLTLAGMAANPIFEWIMQALQRGFSSHDYTLYDTPMYRERTAANWAETARAIAENDPLRARSLIGYHYAMLRSCLNERAAASSSPRVSPDDS from the coding sequence ATGACCACCTCTGAACCCCTCTTCTTTCCGGCCAAGGCCGGACGCGCCAGCGAAGACGTCGCTTTGCAGATCGAAGCTGCCATCCTGGCCGGGCGACTGGCGCCCGAAGAGCGCCTGCCCAGCGAACGCGAGATGCAGCAACAGTTCGGCACCGGACGCGGCGCAATCCGCGAGGCCCTGCGGGCGCTCAAGCAAAAAGGGCTCCTGGACATCCGCAAGGGAGTCAAGGGCGGAGCCTATGTGTGCAAGGTCGGCATGGTCAGCATCGGGGAGTCCTTGGCCCTCTTTCTCAAGCAGCACGATGTCGCGCCTTCGGCCCTCATCGAATTTCGCGAGAGCGTGGATCAGACCCTGGTCCTGCTGGCCATTGCCCGGGGCTCGGCCGAAGCCAAGCGGACCCTGGTGGCCATGGCCGAAGAGTTCGAGGCCTGCCTGCGGCAGGACGAGCACGACGCCGACAGGATCGGGCATCTGGACCGGGACCTGAACCTGACTCTGGCCGGCATGGCCGCCAACCCGATTTTCGAGTGGATCATGCAGGCGCTGCAACGCGGCTTCAGCTCCCATGACTACACCCTTTACGACACGCCAATGTACCGCGAGCGCACCGCCGCCAACTGGGCCGAGACCGCCCGCGCCATTGCTGAAAACGACCCCCTGCGCGCCAGAAGCCTCATCGGCTACCATTACGCGATGCTCAGGTCCTGCCTGAACGAGCGCGCAGCGGCGTCTTCCTCCCCCCGTGTTTCGCCCGACGATTCCTAA